From one Drosophila subpulchrella strain 33 F10 #4 breed RU33 chromosome 3L, RU_Dsub_v1.1 Primary Assembly, whole genome shotgun sequence genomic stretch:
- the LOC119554098 gene encoding cuticle protein 7 has protein sequence MPTCPVSMAYGVGFGLVILWLLQIAHTQRGPVEHIEFYNDYGRNHDEERLHYSHQYHISDLASQVHILHREQRQGDQVSGSYSHLEPNGHIRSVHYEVRGPNRGFRAVVEQRTGNSRVHQALEFRSRQPIRALALAEPVAFVI, from the exons ATGCCCACGTGTCCGGTCAGCATGGCATATGGAGTGGGATTCGGCCTCGTGATCCTCTGGCTGCTGCAGATTGCGCATACGCAGCGTGGCCCCGTCGAGCACATCGAGTTTTACAACGATTACGGCCGCAACCACGACGAGGAAAGG CTCCACTACTCGCACCAGTACCACATTTCCGACCTGGCCAGTCAGGTGCACATCCTGCACCGGGAGCAGCGGCAGGGTGACCAGGTCTCCGGGTCCTACTCCCACCTGGAGCCCAATGGCCACATCCGCAGTGTGCACTACGAGGTGCGGGGCCCCAACAGGGGATTCAGGGCCGTCGTGGAGCAGCGAACCGGGAACAGTCGGGTGCATCAGGCCCTGGAATTCCGGAGCAGGCAGCCGATCCGGGCTCTGGCCCTCGCCGAGCCTGTGGCATTTGTGATTTAA